The Thalassoglobus sp. JC818 genome segment GACTTCATCCTTCTCGTTGGCCTGGATCATCTTCGGTATCTGACACTCGAGAACGCCAACATTACATCTGACGGGTTAGATCGCCTTCCCGAGGATTGCGTGCTCGAAAGCTTAGAGATCATCTCCCAGTCACCTCTGGCGAGCGGTTTAAAGAATTTCGGTCGCCTTGGAACCGTCAAACTTCTCCGACTCTCGTTTCCGAATGCTGAACAATCGGCTTTTGATGAGCTTTCCGAATTGCATCCGGACTTGGAGTCACTGAGCTTGATCGACTCACCGATTACGTGTGAGCAAGTCGAGTTTCTCGAAAAACTTCGCAAGATGTCATTCGTCAATCTCGCTGGGACGAATGTGACCGATGAGTGCGTAGACTACCTGAGGAAACTCCGGCACATCACTCACATCGAACTTCGAGGATCGAAAGTCACACCTGATATTGCTGCGACTTTTGCAATCGGCGGATAGGTACGTGCAGAGCAGGTTTCGAAACCTGGTCGCTGCAGCGATTCCGAATTCTTCAGCTTCTCATCGAGTGTAAGCGTCGAACTCACCTTCATGGTCTGAAAGAGGCGATCATGGTTTCAGCAAACATCTTCAGGAAGATCTGTCCCGTGTTTGCTCCAATCGAACGACTGGTGCTTTCGGTCGCTTTGTTAATTGTCCCACTGGCTAGCATCGTCGCAGGTGAAGATGAATCGCCCAACGTGCTATTCATTGCTGTCGACGATCTAGCGTGCACGCTGGGATGCTATGGCGATCTGATCGCCCATACACCGCACATTGATCGACTCGCTGCGGAAGGTGTTTGCTTCCAGCGTGCTTACAATCAGTTACCGCTCTGCAATCCAACGCGGGCATCGGTGATGACTGGGCTGCGACCTGATGTCATTAAGGTCTATGACCTCGACCGTCATTTTCGCGACGAAGTCCCGGATGCTGTGACGCTCCCGCAGGCCTTTCAAAAGGCAGGTTACTTTGCTGGCCGCGTCGGGAAGATTTATCACTACAACGTACCTGCCTCGATCGGGACGGACGGATTCGATGATCCTCCATCCTGGAATCGGACGGTTAATCCGTCGGGGCGTGATAAGGTTGAAGAAGAGTTGATTTTCAATGCGGAACCTCATCGCAAGATCAGCGCAGCTCTGAGTTGGCTGGCTGCGGAAGGGAACGACGCCGAACAAACCGACGGAATGATCGCAACGGAGGCAATTCGCATCCTCGAAGAAAAACGTGACGAGCCGTTCTTTCTGGGTGTTGGATTTTTTCGACCGCACACGCCCTATGTCGCTCCCAAGAAATACTTCGCTCAATACCCGCTTCGAGACCTTCGTCTCCCTTTCAGCCCGCCGGATGATCGCGCTGACATCCCCGTGGCAGCGTTCGCTCACAACTGCCCCGTCCCGAACTATGGACTCGATGAGGAGACGCTGCTGAGAGCAACTCAGGCTTACTATGCTTCGGTGTCATTTATTGATGCTCAAGTGGGTCGTCTGATGGAAGCACTCGACCGGCTTGGGATTGCCGACAAAACGATCGTCGTCTTGTGGAGCGACCACGGATACCATCTCGGAGAACACGACGGGATGTGGCAGAAACGATCGTTGTTCGAACAATCAGCCCGCGCTCCGTTGATGATTCGTTCTCCGGGTCATCAACAAGATAGAGGACCGTGCCAGCGCATCGTCGAGTTCGTGGACATCTATCCAACGATCACCGACCTGGCCGGAATCGAAGCTCCTGAAGAACTCGCAGGTCGCAGCCTTCGCCCACTTCTGGATGACGTGAATGCCGACTGGGACGGATTAGCGATCACACAGGTCTTACGTCCTCAGGATGATCGTCTCGAAACACCTGTGATGGGTTGCAGTA includes the following:
- a CDS encoding sulfatase yields the protein MVSANIFRKICPVFAPIERLVLSVALLIVPLASIVAGEDESPNVLFIAVDDLACTLGCYGDLIAHTPHIDRLAAEGVCFQRAYNQLPLCNPTRASVMTGLRPDVIKVYDLDRHFRDEVPDAVTLPQAFQKAGYFAGRVGKIYHYNVPASIGTDGFDDPPSWNRTVNPSGRDKVEEELIFNAEPHRKISAALSWLAAEGNDAEQTDGMIATEAIRILEEKRDEPFFLGVGFFRPHTPYVAPKKYFAQYPLRDLRLPFSPPDDRADIPVAAFAHNCPVPNYGLDEETLLRATQAYYASVSFIDAQVGRLMEALDRLGIADKTIVVLWSDHGYHLGEHDGMWQKRSLFEQSARAPLMIRSPGHQQDRGPCQRIVEFVDIYPTITDLAGIEAPEELAGRSLRPLLDDVNADWDGLAITQVLRPQDDRLETPVMGCSIRTDRYRYTEWGDGQHGIELYDHQTDPGEFHNLAVSPDERAARVIQRLRPLLRNFASGAIPETPFNPERL